In one window of Nocardiopsis aegyptia DNA:
- the rpsF gene encoding 30S ribosomal protein S6 produces the protein MRRYEIMVILDPNLDERTVAPSLENFLGVVRNDGGSVEKVDIWGKRRLAYDIDKNSEGIYAVIDLSAEPATVKELDRQLGIAEAVLRTKVLRPEVH, from the coding sequence ATGCGTCGTTACGAAATCATGGTCATCCTCGACCCCAACCTCGACGAGCGCACCGTCGCCCCGTCGCTGGAGAACTTCCTGGGTGTCGTCCGCAACGACGGCGGCTCGGTGGAGAAGGTCGACATCTGGGGCAAGCGTCGTCTCGCCTACGACATCGACAAGAACTCCGAGGGCATCTACGCGGTCATCGACCTGTCGGCCGAGCCGGCCACGGTCAAGGAGCTGGACCGCCAGCTCGGGATCGCCGAGGCCGTGCTCCGGACCAAGGTGCTCCGCCCCGAGGTCCACTAG
- the rpsR gene encoding 30S ribosomal protein S18 → MAKPAARKPKKKVCLFCQEKQSYIDYKDTTLLRKFISERGKIRARRVTGNCTQHQRDVATAIKNAREVALLPYTSTTR, encoded by the coding sequence ATGGCGAAGCCGGCAGCGCGCAAGCCCAAGAAGAAGGTTTGCCTCTTCTGCCAGGAGAAGCAGTCCTACATCGACTACAAGGACACCACGCTTCTCCGCAAGTTCATCTCCGAGCGCGGCAAGATCCGCGCCCGCCGCGTGACGGGAAACTGCACGCAGCACCAGCGCGACGTCGCCACGGCGATCAAGAACGCGCGTGAGGTGGCCCTGCTGCCCTACACCAGCACCACTCGCTAA
- the dnaB gene encoding replicative DNA helicase — protein sequence MSVAGEPPEEGGYERTPPHDIQAEQSVLGGMLLSKDAITQVVEIIRSADFYRPAHQIIYDSVVDLFSRGEPVDAISVNAELTKRGEAARVGGAPYLHTLTEAIPTAANAGYYAKIVSDRAVLRRLVEVGTRIAQIGYAGDGEVDDLVDHAQAEIYKVAEKRTGEDYVVLGDIMPGALDEIEAIGAHDGTLTGVPTGFADFDALTNGLHPGQMVIIAARPAVGKSTLALDFARAASIKNEMTSVFFSLEMGRNEIVMRLLSAEARVPLHTMRSGLMTDEDWARLARRMGEVASAPLFIDDSPNMSMMEIRAKCRRLKQQHDLKLVIVDYLQLMSSPGRVESRQQEVSEMSRSLKLLAKELEVPVVALSQLNRGPEQRTDKRPQVSDLRESGSIEQDADMVILLYREDVHDKESPRAGEADIIVAKHRNGPTADVTVAFQGHYSRFVDMAPG from the coding sequence GTGAGTGTCGCCGGGGAACCACCTGAAGAAGGCGGATACGAGCGCACCCCTCCCCACGACATCCAGGCCGAGCAGAGCGTCCTGGGCGGCATGCTGCTGTCCAAGGACGCCATCACCCAGGTCGTCGAGATCATCCGCTCCGCGGACTTCTACCGCCCCGCGCACCAGATCATCTACGACAGCGTCGTCGACCTCTTCTCCCGCGGCGAGCCCGTCGACGCCATCTCCGTCAACGCCGAGCTGACCAAGCGCGGCGAGGCCGCCAGGGTCGGCGGTGCGCCCTACCTGCACACCCTCACCGAGGCGATCCCCACCGCGGCCAACGCGGGCTACTACGCCAAGATCGTCTCCGACCGCGCGGTCCTGCGCCGCCTGGTCGAGGTCGGCACCCGCATCGCGCAGATCGGCTACGCGGGCGACGGCGAGGTGGACGACCTCGTCGACCACGCCCAGGCCGAGATCTACAAGGTCGCGGAGAAGCGCACCGGCGAGGACTACGTCGTCCTCGGCGACATCATGCCCGGCGCCCTCGACGAGATCGAGGCGATCGGCGCCCACGACGGCACCCTCACCGGTGTCCCCACCGGCTTCGCCGACTTCGACGCCCTGACCAACGGCCTCCACCCCGGCCAGATGGTCATCATCGCGGCCCGGCCGGCCGTGGGCAAGTCGACGCTGGCCCTGGACTTCGCGCGGGCGGCGTCGATCAAGAACGAGATGACCTCGGTCTTCTTCAGCCTGGAGATGGGGCGCAACGAGATCGTCATGCGCCTGCTCTCGGCGGAGGCGCGGGTGCCGCTGCACACCATGCGCTCGGGGCTGATGACCGACGAGGACTGGGCCCGCCTGGCCAGACGGATGGGCGAGGTCGCCAGCGCGCCGCTGTTCATCGACGACTCGCCCAACATGTCGATGATGGAGATCCGCGCCAAGTGCCGCCGCCTCAAGCAGCAGCACGACCTCAAACTGGTCATCGTCGACTACCTCCAGCTGATGAGTTCGCCCGGCCGGGTGGAGAGCCGCCAGCAGGAGGTCTCGGAGATGTCGCGTTCGCTCAAGCTCCTGGCCAAGGAGCTGGAGGTACCGGTCGTGGCCCTGTCCCAGCTCAACCGTGGTCCCGAGCAGCGCACGGACAAGCGCCCGCAGGTGTCCGACCTCCGTGAGTCCGGCAGCATCGAGCAGGACGCGGACATGGTCATCCTGCTCTACCGCGAGGACGTGCACGACAAGGAGTCGCCGCGCGCGGGCGAGGCCGACATCATCGTGGCCAAGCACCGCAACGGGCCCACGGCGGACGTCACCGTGGCGTTCCAGGGCCACTACAGCCGCTTCGTCGACATGGCGCCCGGGTAG
- a CDS encoding transglycosylase domain-containing protein, translated as MSTERRRSADGGRRRAEGPGDGPRGQGGRRRADGPPSGGRRRPESDDGFWGDSPEPPRRRRSPSGGAPEEGRGGRRRAEGERPRRPEGGQRRRQPEDGDRPRRRRPDAAGGAAGGAAAGAAMEGGRPRRRPEGEPGRRGDGQRRRPDGDPRAGGRRRADGQRGPRDPRDREHAARAEGRRGPARGGRGAGGRGGGGGGRRRSHQEEPDDRPWIKRFLSKVWKPALVVCGLMIIGGVAAFAILYAMAPNEEELTAAAEQDMSATQIRWAPEEEGGEGEVAVTTGEVQRIKVNFEDIPPEVIDGVLAAEQPTFYTDPGINIMGTLRGVVFGGTRGGGSTITQQMARNYYSDLSSEQTITRKVKEIFIAIKLDQQLPPEQILENYLNTIYFGRGASGIEMAAQAYFGKSVGELNAEQGAFLGIIIQQPSNFETVQPGEDSYASRYLYGERWDYVQNHLAEMYEEDQDHGLPREQAEALEVPERIPYVPPGSEEAEEAEEEEENSAKYGYVRQAVMMEIAERYSEAGITEQEIATKGYQVQTSLDPALMDAAARAFDVLPPANGDDLMEGLTAVEPNTGRIVAFHGGDDVVTDTDNSLLHRAQAGSSYKPYVLATALSQDIGLKTQLDGSTPREFPGLAQPVNNADGEDHVPTDLIESTAHSINTSYVDLATRVESLQSIDDTAVAMGVDPEQVTTSERGPLIALGTHEVSTLDQASGYATFANEGVHIPAHMITELRTANGTVVPPDDADLLESGDRVLTADVAADATFAMRQVVEAGGGDKARLDDGRPVAGKTGTSSGALSAWFVGYTPQLSTAVGLSRKSREGLEFEGVGNNAVYGGGTAALVWKEFMDIAMEGKEVQDFPPPAYVGEDLNFAPSPSPSESPSEEPSEEPVEEPSESPTDECPPGNGNGNGNGNGNGNGDCADASDEPTDPVCDEFDPTCQDDGTGDGDDGTGGDEPDCTFPWQCPDESPPAEGDEDGQNGTAAQNSQRTTLGREED; from the coding sequence GTGAGTACCGAACGACGACGGAGTGCCGATGGCGGCCGTCGCCGGGCCGAGGGCCCGGGCGACGGTCCGCGCGGCCAGGGCGGCAGGCGACGTGCCGACGGCCCGCCTTCGGGCGGGCGCCGACGGCCCGAATCCGACGACGGCTTCTGGGGCGACTCCCCTGAGCCTCCCCGGCGCAGGCGCTCGCCCTCGGGCGGCGCGCCGGAGGAGGGGCGTGGCGGTCGCCGCCGGGCCGAGGGGGAGCGCCCCCGCCGACCCGAGGGCGGTCAGCGCCGTCGCCAGCCGGAGGACGGAGACCGTCCCCGGCGCCGGCGTCCCGACGCCGCCGGTGGCGCGGCCGGCGGAGCCGCGGCCGGAGCCGCCATGGAGGGCGGGCGTCCGCGCCGCCGTCCCGAGGGCGAGCCCGGGAGGAGGGGCGACGGACAGCGCCGCCGCCCCGACGGTGACCCGCGCGCCGGCGGACGCCGACGCGCCGACGGCCAGCGTGGACCCCGTGACCCCCGCGACCGCGAGCACGCCGCCCGTGCGGAGGGCCGTCGCGGCCCCGCCCGTGGCGGCCGGGGCGCGGGCGGTCGCGGTGGCGGTGGTGGTGGACGCCGCCGTTCGCACCAGGAGGAGCCGGACGACCGCCCCTGGATCAAGCGCTTCCTGTCCAAGGTGTGGAAGCCCGCCCTCGTGGTGTGCGGCCTGATGATCATCGGCGGCGTGGCCGCCTTCGCGATCCTCTACGCGATGGCCCCGAACGAGGAGGAACTGACGGCGGCGGCGGAACAGGACATGTCCGCCACCCAGATCAGGTGGGCCCCCGAGGAGGAGGGCGGCGAGGGCGAGGTCGCCGTCACCACAGGCGAGGTCCAGCGGATCAAGGTGAACTTCGAGGACATTCCGCCGGAGGTCATCGACGGTGTGCTGGCCGCGGAGCAGCCCACCTTCTACACCGACCCGGGCATCAACATCATGGGCACCCTGCGCGGCGTCGTCTTCGGCGGCACCCGGGGCGGCGGCTCGACCATCACCCAGCAGATGGCGCGCAACTACTACAGCGACCTCAGCTCGGAGCAGACGATCACGCGGAAGGTCAAGGAGATCTTCATCGCGATCAAGCTGGACCAGCAGCTCCCGCCGGAGCAGATCCTCGAGAACTACCTGAACACGATCTACTTCGGTCGCGGCGCGTCGGGCATCGAGATGGCCGCCCAGGCCTACTTCGGCAAGAGCGTGGGCGAGCTGAACGCGGAGCAGGGTGCCTTCCTCGGCATCATCATCCAGCAGCCCAGCAACTTCGAGACGGTCCAGCCGGGTGAGGACTCCTACGCCTCCAGGTACCTGTACGGGGAGCGCTGGGACTACGTCCAGAACCACCTGGCCGAGATGTACGAGGAGGACCAGGACCACGGTCTCCCGCGTGAGCAGGCCGAGGCGCTGGAGGTGCCCGAGCGGATTCCCTACGTCCCGCCGGGCAGCGAGGAGGCCGAGGAGGCCGAGGAAGAAGAGGAGAACAGCGCCAAGTACGGCTACGTCCGCCAGGCCGTGATGATGGAGATCGCCGAGCGCTACAGCGAGGCGGGGATCACCGAACAGGAGATCGCCACCAAGGGCTACCAGGTCCAGACCTCGTTGGACCCCGCTCTGATGGACGCCGCGGCCAGGGCCTTCGACGTCCTCCCGCCCGCCAACGGCGACGACCTGATGGAGGGCCTGACCGCCGTCGAGCCGAACACCGGAAGAATCGTCGCCTTCCACGGTGGCGACGACGTGGTGACGGACACGGACAACTCACTGCTCCACCGGGCGCAGGCGGGATCGTCCTACAAGCCCTACGTGCTGGCGACCGCGCTGTCACAGGACATCGGGCTGAAGACCCAGCTCGACGGCAGCACGCCGCGGGAGTTCCCCGGGCTGGCGCAGCCCGTGAACAACGCGGACGGGGAGGACCACGTCCCCACCGACCTCATCGAGTCCACCGCCCACTCCATCAACACGAGCTACGTCGACCTGGCGACGCGGGTCGAGAGCCTGCAGAGCATCGACGACACGGCCGTGGCCATGGGCGTGGACCCGGAGCAGGTCACCACCTCGGAGCGGGGGCCGCTCATCGCGCTGGGCACCCATGAGGTGAGCACGCTCGACCAGGCCAGCGGATACGCCACCTTCGCCAACGAGGGCGTGCACATCCCCGCGCACATGATCACCGAGCTCCGCACGGCGAACGGCACCGTGGTGCCGCCGGACGACGCCGACCTGCTGGAGAGCGGTGATCGGGTGCTCACCGCCGACGTCGCCGCCGACGCGACCTTTGCCATGCGCCAGGTGGTCGAGGCCGGGGGAGGGGACAAGGCACGTCTCGACGACGGTCGTCCGGTGGCCGGTAAGACCGGTACGTCCAGCGGCGCGCTCTCCGCGTGGTTCGTCGGGTACACGCCACAGTTGTCCACGGCGGTGGGGCTGAGCAGAAAGTCCCGCGAGGGCCTGGAGTTCGAGGGCGTAGGCAACAACGCGGTCTACGGTGGCGGTACGGCGGCCCTCGTGTGGAAGGAGTTCATGGACATCGCCATGGAGGGCAAGGAGGTGCAGGACTTCCCGCCCCCGGCCTACGTCGGCGAGGACCTGAACTTCGCGCCCTCGCCGAGTCCCAGCGAGTCTCCCTCCGAGGAGCCGAGCGAGGAACCGGTCGAGGAGCCCTCCGAGTCGCCCACCGACGAGTGCCCGCCGGGCAACGGGAACGGCAATGGCAACGGGAACGGCAACGGCAACGGTGACTGCGCCGACGCCTCCGACGAGCCGACCGACCCGGTGTGCGATGAGTTCGATCCGACCTGTCAGGACGACGGCACCGGAGACGGTGACGACGGCACCGGCGGTGACGAACCGGACTGCACGTTCCCCTGGCAGTGCCCGGACGAGTCCCCTCCCGCCGAAGGTGATGAGGACGGCCAGAACGGCACCGCCGCCCAGAACAGTCAACGGACGACCCTGGGGCGCGAAGAGGACTGA
- a CDS encoding pyridoxamine 5'-phosphate oxidase family protein, whose translation MTVAPPRGRQERLRDTRARLEGDIDLWLATSNARDGAHLVPLSYLWDGTAFLVATSRASVTARNLLADGRVRLSLGPTRDVVVVDGTAEPVDTGDLGPERGDAFADRTGFDPRTLDQPYQYFLIRPRRVQAWREENELRGRDLMREGRWLD comes from the coding sequence ATGACCGTCGCACCCCCGCGTGGGCGCCAGGAGCGCCTGCGCGACACCCGGGCGAGGCTGGAGGGCGACATCGACCTCTGGCTGGCGACCTCGAACGCGCGGGACGGCGCCCACCTGGTCCCGCTGTCCTACCTCTGGGACGGGACCGCGTTCCTGGTCGCCACGTCGCGCGCCTCGGTCACCGCGCGCAACCTCCTGGCGGACGGCCGGGTCCGGCTCTCCCTCGGGCCGACGCGCGACGTGGTCGTCGTCGACGGCACCGCGGAGCCGGTGGACACCGGCGACCTCGGTCCGGAACGGGGCGACGCCTTCGCGGACCGGACCGGGTTCGATCCCCGCACGCTCGACCAGCCGTACCAGTACTTCCTGATCCGGCCGCGGCGCGTGCAGGCCTGGCGCGAGGAGAACGAGCTGCGGGGACGCGACCTCATGCGCGAGGGCCGCTGGCTCGACTGA
- a CDS encoding MATE family efflux transporter codes for MLGLLPAAPFRHRHDREILALAIPTFFALVSEPLFLLTDAAVVGTLGTRALAGLGVAGQVLLTFVAVCVFLAYGTTAAVARRFGAGDTAGGVRDGVDGLWLAVLLGLAAIAAGWPLGPTLVDLLGASPEVAPYAVTYLRVSLLSTPFLLIVMAGTGVLRGLQDARTPLVVAVATYAGNAALCAVFVLVLDWGIAGSAWATVIAQGAGAVWYVATIGRTARREGVSLLPSAAGLRASASAGFALFLRSVSMRVVALATTAVAARLGDEAIAAHQVSYNIWALLVFAMDAIAIAGQSIIGRYLGAGDIRGTRDATRRMVEWGVLSGLLFTVLVFLVLPWAPIPFTDDPQVRALIMATLVVVALLQPLSGVTMVLDGVLMGAGDQRYLAWASLWTMLAFLPCALLVPVFTGSTLWGLVGLWIAFAVWILARALTLGLRARGTAWLVTGARRP; via the coding sequence ATGCTCGGACTCCTTCCCGCCGCGCCCTTCCGGCACCGCCACGACCGCGAGATCCTCGCCCTCGCGATCCCCACGTTCTTCGCGCTCGTCAGCGAACCCCTGTTCCTGCTGACCGACGCGGCCGTGGTCGGAACGCTGGGCACGCGGGCGCTGGCCGGTCTGGGCGTGGCCGGCCAGGTACTGCTGACCTTCGTCGCGGTGTGCGTGTTCCTCGCCTACGGCACGACGGCCGCCGTCGCCCGCCGGTTCGGCGCGGGCGACACCGCCGGCGGTGTGCGCGACGGCGTGGACGGGCTCTGGTTGGCGGTCCTGCTCGGCCTGGCGGCCATCGCCGCCGGCTGGCCGCTGGGCCCCACGCTCGTCGACCTCCTGGGCGCGTCGCCCGAGGTGGCGCCCTACGCCGTGACCTACCTGCGGGTCAGTCTGCTGAGCACCCCGTTCCTGCTCATCGTCATGGCGGGCACCGGCGTGCTGCGCGGGCTCCAGGACGCCCGTACCCCGCTCGTGGTCGCGGTGGCCACCTACGCCGGCAACGCCGCGCTGTGCGCGGTGTTCGTCCTGGTCCTGGACTGGGGCATCGCCGGGTCGGCCTGGGCGACCGTCATCGCCCAGGGCGCGGGCGCGGTCTGGTACGTGGCGACGATCGGCCGCACCGCCCGACGCGAGGGGGTCTCCCTCCTGCCCAGCGCGGCCGGGTTGCGCGCCTCCGCCTCGGCGGGCTTCGCGCTGTTCCTGCGCAGTGTCTCGATGCGCGTGGTGGCGCTGGCGACCACGGCCGTCGCGGCGCGGCTGGGCGACGAGGCGATCGCCGCCCACCAGGTCTCGTACAACATCTGGGCCCTGCTGGTCTTCGCCATGGACGCCATCGCGATCGCCGGGCAGTCGATCATCGGCCGCTATCTGGGGGCGGGCGACATCCGGGGGACGCGCGACGCCACCCGGCGGATGGTGGAGTGGGGCGTGCTGTCGGGGCTGCTGTTCACGGTCCTGGTGTTCCTGGTGCTGCCCTGGGCGCCGATCCCGTTCACCGACGATCCACAGGTGCGGGCCCTCATCATGGCCACACTGGTCGTGGTCGCCCTGCTCCAGCCCCTGAGCGGCGTCACCATGGTTCTGGACGGCGTCCTGATGGGCGCCGGCGACCAGCGCTACCTCGCGTGGGCGTCCCTGTGGACGATGCTGGCCTTCCTGCCGTGCGCACTGCTGGTGCCCGTGTTCACCGGGAGCACCCTGTGGGGCCTGGTCGGGCTGTGGATCGCCTTCGCGGTGTGGATCCTGGCGCGCGCCCTCACCCTGGGCCTGCGCGCCCGCGGCACCGCCTGGCTGGTCACCGGCGCCCGGCGGCCCTGA
- a CDS encoding VOC family protein — translation MDITIHTTFLPHDDPEASVAFYRDVLGFEVRSDVGQGRMRWITVGPADQPGTSILLAPPAADPGITEDERRTISEMMAKGTYGWILLATRDLDGTFERVQAGDTEVVQEPTEQPYGVRDCAFRDPAGNLVRIQEVR, via the coding sequence ATGGACATCACCATTCACACGACCTTCCTGCCGCACGACGACCCGGAGGCCTCCGTCGCCTTCTACCGGGACGTCCTCGGCTTCGAGGTGCGCAGCGACGTCGGGCAGGGCCGGATGCGGTGGATCACGGTCGGTCCCGCCGACCAGCCCGGCACGTCGATCCTCCTCGCGCCGCCGGCCGCCGACCCCGGGATCACCGAGGACGAGCGCCGCACCATCTCGGAGATGATGGCCAAGGGCACCTACGGCTGGATCCTGCTGGCCACCCGGGACCTCGACGGCACCTTCGAGAGGGTGCAGGCCGGCGACACCGAGGTCGTCCAGGAGCCGACCGAGCAGCCCTACGGTGTGCGCGACTGCGCCTTCCGCGACCCGGCGGGCAACCTGGTCCGCATCCAGGAAGTGCGCTGA
- the rplI gene encoding 50S ribosomal protein L9 — translation MKLILTHEVNGLGAPGDVVEVKNGYGRNYLLPRGFAIRWTRGGQKQIDLIQRARSARDIRSLDEAKQVAGRVGSLTVRLKQRAGEGGRLFGSVTPADVAEAVKAVGGPELDKRRIEIKNPIKSVGAYKVQVRLHPEVSATINLDVVGS, via the coding sequence GTGAAGCTGATTTTGACCCACGAGGTCAACGGTCTCGGAGCCCCCGGCGATGTCGTCGAGGTGAAGAACGGTTACGGTCGCAACTACCTGCTGCCCCGCGGGTTCGCCATTCGGTGGACGCGTGGCGGACAGAAGCAGATCGACCTGATCCAGCGCGCGCGTTCCGCGCGTGACATCCGCAGCCTGGACGAGGCCAAGCAGGTCGCCGGCCGGGTCGGTTCGCTCACCGTGCGCCTCAAGCAGCGCGCGGGCGAGGGCGGTCGTCTGTTCGGTTCTGTCACGCCCGCGGACGTCGCCGAGGCCGTCAAGGCCGTCGGTGGTCCCGAGCTGGACAAGCGCCGGATCGAGATCAAGAACCCGATCAAGTCCGTCGGTGCCTACAAGGTCCAGGTCCGCCTGCACCCCGAGGTCTCCGCGACGATCAATCTGGACGTCGTCGGTTCCTGA
- a CDS encoding peptidoglycan recognition protein family protein, whose protein sequence is MAAENHSQPARPLDRRTMLRGSVLVSGGVILGGLVGMGAAGPASAAGIPKVYTRSDWKARPPRQRVQVLDQGPTHIVVHHTATGNVSDMSKSHAAALSRAIQRHHMDNNGWNDTGQQLTISRGGHIMEGRDQTLRAIRDGRHVIGAHVANHNSHTIGIENEGTYTSTTPPTALMSSLVETCAWLCLVYRLDPEDAIVGHRDYNSTSCPGDKLYSMLPKLRRDVKSSVREQLSHLSKVAGTELTLEELPSYPPVPSSERMETFFHGPAIGDLDVSL, encoded by the coding sequence ATGGCCGCAGAGAACCATTCGCAACCGGCTCGCCCCCTGGACCGCAGGACCATGCTGCGCGGTTCCGTGCTCGTCTCCGGGGGTGTGATCCTCGGGGGACTGGTGGGGATGGGCGCCGCGGGGCCGGCGTCCGCCGCGGGGATACCCAAGGTCTACACACGGTCGGACTGGAAGGCGCGCCCACCCAGGCAACGCGTGCAGGTGCTGGACCAGGGGCCGACGCACATCGTCGTGCACCACACCGCGACCGGCAACGTGTCCGACATGTCCAAGTCGCACGCCGCCGCCCTCTCCAGAGCCATCCAACGGCACCACATGGACAACAACGGCTGGAACGACACCGGCCAGCAGCTCACCATCAGCCGCGGCGGGCACATCATGGAGGGCCGCGACCAGACGCTCCGCGCGATCCGCGACGGGCGGCACGTGATCGGCGCGCACGTGGCCAACCACAACTCGCACACCATCGGGATCGAGAACGAGGGCACCTACACCTCCACGACCCCGCCGACCGCGCTGATGTCCTCGCTCGTGGAGACGTGCGCCTGGCTGTGCCTCGTCTACCGCCTGGACCCCGAGGACGCGATCGTCGGGCACCGCGACTACAACTCGACCAGCTGCCCGGGCGACAAGCTGTACTCGATGCTCCCGAAGCTGCGGCGGGACGTGAAGAGCTCCGTGCGCGAGCAGCTGAGCCACCTGAGCAAGGTCGCGGGTACCGAACTCACGCTGGAGGAGCTGCCCAGCTACCCGCCGGTTCCGTCGTCGGAGCGCATGGAGACCTTCTTCCACGGCCCGGCGATCGGCGATCTGGACGTCTCCCTGTAG
- a CDS encoding NADP-dependent oxidoreductase encodes MTTTAQPTTTTREIRLAARPVGTPGPEHFTLATAELPPLAEGQVLVRNTWMSVDPYMRGRMDDAPSYIPPFELGAPPEGGAIGEVVASRSPDVQVGATVSHFLGWREHAVLDAAHATVVDTADVPATAYLGPLGTTGLTAYLALTEIAPVREGDTVYVSAAAGAVGSVAGQIARRLGAGRVIGSAGGPAKTALLLSEFGYDAAIDHRQGDLPGQLGKAAPEGLDVYLDSVGGDHLDAALEAMRPRGRVALVGAISGYNATAPVPGPDLYRAATKELTLRGMIVSHYLDRFPEFVGTAIPWILDGSLRTRETVYEGLEQAPEAFLGVLGGANTGKMLVRLG; translated from the coding sequence ATGACCACCACCGCCCAGCCCACGACCACCACCCGCGAGATCCGCCTGGCCGCCCGCCCCGTGGGCACCCCGGGCCCCGAGCACTTCACCCTGGCCACCGCGGAGCTGCCCCCGTTGGCCGAAGGACAGGTCCTGGTCCGCAACACGTGGATGTCGGTCGACCCGTACATGCGGGGCCGCATGGACGACGCCCCGTCCTACATCCCCCCGTTCGAGCTCGGCGCGCCACCGGAGGGCGGCGCGATCGGCGAGGTGGTCGCCTCCCGCTCCCCGGACGTCCAGGTCGGCGCGACCGTCTCCCACTTCCTGGGCTGGCGAGAGCACGCGGTCCTGGACGCCGCGCACGCCACGGTGGTGGACACCGCCGACGTCCCCGCGACGGCCTACCTCGGCCCGCTCGGCACCACGGGGCTCACCGCCTACCTGGCGCTCACCGAGATCGCCCCCGTCCGCGAGGGCGACACCGTCTACGTCTCCGCCGCCGCGGGCGCCGTGGGCAGTGTGGCCGGGCAGATCGCGCGCCGCCTCGGCGCGGGCCGCGTGATCGGATCGGCCGGCGGACCGGCCAAGACCGCGCTGCTGCTGTCGGAGTTCGGCTACGACGCCGCGATCGACCACCGGCAGGGCGACCTCCCCGGCCAGTTGGGCAAGGCCGCGCCGGAGGGGCTCGACGTCTACCTCGACAGCGTGGGCGGGGACCACCTGGACGCCGCCCTGGAGGCCATGCGGCCCCGCGGTCGGGTGGCCCTGGTGGGCGCGATCAGCGGCTACAACGCGACCGCGCCGGTGCCCGGACCCGACCTGTACCGGGCCGCGACCAAGGAGCTGACGCTGCGCGGGATGATCGTCAGCCACTACCTGGACCGCTTCCCCGAGTTCGTCGGGACCGCGATCCCGTGGATCCTGGACGGGTCGCTCCGCACGCGGGAGACCGTGTACGAGGGTCTGGAACAGGCGCCCGAAGCCTTCCTGGGCGTGCTGGGCGGGGCCAACACCGGCAAGATGCTCGTCCGCCTCGGCTGA
- a CDS encoding helix-turn-helix transcriptional regulator yields the protein MCHPSWDRARADAHRLSDLARLRRVRDRIDREYALPLDVEALARGVNMSAGHLSRRFRQAYGESPYSYLMTRRIERAMALLRRGGLSVTEVCFEVGCSSLGTFSTRFTELVGVPPSVYRRQAERATEGMPSCVAKQVTRPVRSHAAPVAVPQPA from the coding sequence ATGTGTCATCCCTCGTGGGACCGCGCGCGTGCGGACGCCCACCGCCTGAGCGATCTCGCCCGGCTGCGTCGTGTGCGTGACCGGATCGACCGGGAGTACGCGCTTCCCCTGGACGTGGAGGCGCTCGCCCGGGGCGTGAACATGTCGGCGGGGCACCTGAGTCGCCGGTTCCGGCAGGCCTACGGGGAGTCGCCGTACTCCTACCTGATGACGCGGCGGATCGAGCGGGCGATGGCCCTGCTGCGCCGGGGCGGCCTGAGCGTCACCGAGGTCTGCTTCGAGGTCGGCTGCTCGTCGCTGGGCACGTTCAGCACCCGCTTCACCGAGCTCGTGGGCGTGCCGCCCAGCGTCTACCGCCGCCAGGCCGAGCGCGCCACCGAGGGCATGCCCTCCTGCGTGGCCAAACAGGTCACCAGGCCCGTCAGGAGCCACGCGGCGCCGGTCGCCGTGCCGCAACCGGCGTGA
- a CDS encoding single-stranded DNA-binding protein, whose translation MAGETQITLVGNLVDDPELRFTPSGAAVANFRVASTPRNFDKASGEWKDGESMFLTCTVWRQYAENVAESLQRGMRVIVQGRLKQRSYETREGEKRTVYEIDVDEVGPALRSATAKVTKTQRPGGGGGFGGGGGGGFGGGQPQGGGYGNQGGGFGGQQGGQGGGRGGAPADDPWATNGGGGGGFGGGGGGFSDEPPF comes from the coding sequence ATGGCAGGCGAAACCCAGATCACGCTCGTCGGCAACCTCGTCGACGACCCTGAACTGCGCTTCACGCCCAGTGGAGCCGCGGTCGCCAACTTCCGTGTGGCCTCGACGCCCCGCAACTTCGACAAGGCGTCGGGGGAGTGGAAGGACGGCGAGTCCATGTTCCTCACCTGCACCGTCTGGCGGCAGTACGCGGAGAACGTGGCCGAGAGCCTGCAGCGCGGCATGCGCGTCATCGTGCAGGGCCGCCTCAAGCAGCGCTCGTACGAGACGCGTGAGGGCGAGAAGCGGACCGTCTACGAGATCGACGTCGACGAGGTCGGCCCGGCCCTGCGCAGCGCCACCGCCAAGGTGACCAAGACGCAGCGTCCGGGCGGCGGAGGCGGCTTCGGCGGGGGAGGCGGCGGCGGTTTCGGTGGCGGCCAGCCCCAGGGCGGCGGCTACGGGAACCAGGGCGGCGGATTCGGCGGCCAGCAGGGTGGTCAGGGCGGCGGCCGCGGTGGCGCGCCGGCCGACGACCCCTGGGCGACCAACGGCGGTGGCGGCGGCGGATTCGGTGGCGGCGGCGGAGGATTCTCCGACGAGCCCCCGTTCTAG